The Salvia splendens isolate huo1 chromosome 21, SspV2, whole genome shotgun sequence genome includes a window with the following:
- the LOC121783428 gene encoding transcription factor bHLH35-like: MENFDDDYTKYWEANMFLQTEELGSYFDEAISVYYDSSSPDGVQSTSPASKNIVSERNRRKKLNERLYALRAVVPNITKMDKASIIRDAIGYIKSLQDEERRIVAEVSDLELNNDFFGMDEDVMKFRSNSKRTKVEKASAAPVEMLELRVSNMGENVVVVSLSCSKRRDTMIRLCEAFESLKLKIITCSINAFSGRLFKTLFLEGNDEDEDVLRVKIEAAIAAANSK, from the exons ATGGAAAACTTCGATGATGATTACACAAAGTATTGGGAAGCCAACATGTTCCTCCAAACCGAAGAGCTAGGAAG TTACTTCGATGAGGCTATATCGGTCTACTACGACTCGAGCTCACCGGACGGTGTGCAGTCGACGTCGCCGGCGTCGAAGAACATAGTGTCGGAGAGGAATAGGCGGAAGAAGCTAAATGAGAGGCTCTATGCACTAAGAGCTGTGGTCCCAAACATTACAAAG ATGGACAAAGCATCAATAATTAGAGATGCCATTGGGTATATCAAATCACTTCAAGATGAGGAACGAAGAATTGTTGCTGAGGTATCGGATTTGGAACTGAATAATGATTTTTTTGGGATGGATGAAGATGTTATGAAATTTCGTTCTAACTCAAAAAGGACAAAAGTTGAGAAGGCATCGGCGGCACCTGTTGAGATGCTTGAG CTTAGGGTATCGAATATGGGTGAGAATGTGGTGGTGGTGAGTTTGAGCTGCAGTAAAAGGAGAGACACAATGATAAGATTATGTGAAGCCTTTGAGTCTTTGAAGCTAAAAATCATTACTTGTAGCATCAATGCTTTCTCTGGTAGACTATTCAAGACTCTTTTTCTAGAG ggtaatgatgaagatgaagatgtttTAAGAGTAAAGATAGAAGCTGCCATAGCTGCAGCTAACTCTAaataa
- the LOC121783540 gene encoding protein CHLOROPLAST IMPORT APPARATUS 2-like, whose translation MSSCLSGRAYRLNLDLIKSPTTTFSTSNSSSSPSSTLSESSNSPLSIFSRKPRTPRKRPNQTYNEAAAILSTAYPKLFPAKNIPKPPFKLANNARANFLSEPPDLLIPLPPPEPAKFDKTCRSPGEVTSSRGDFQGNCDEFGEDFDAESILDEEIEEGIDSIMGNLAAEEGGAAVEFAVSGGGYCYGFPVGMGFDFGYGMIMRAMRNGDGRERWSSPTVNVVDITAAAGEKKAAAGKKKQKKKREESAAENSGGAVGRLGLNLNYDDVLSAWSENGSPFSGDAAAAEGGGKDVQERLGEIDLFPENGAPARGAIVLRYKEKRRTRLFSKKIRYQVRKANADQRPRIKGRFVRTPNSAEDD comes from the exons ATGTCTTCCTGTCTAAGTGGGAGAGCTTATAGATTGAACCTTGATTTGATCAAATCCCCAACCACAACCTTCTCAACGTCAAACTCATCCTCATCTCCTTCCTCAACCCTCTCCGAATCCAGCAATTCCCCTCTCTCAATCTTCTCCCGAAAGCCCCGGACGCCGCGGAAGCGCCCGAACCAGACCTACAACGAGGCCGCCGCGATCCTCTCCACCGCGTACCCGAAGCTCTTTCCCGCCAAAAATATCCCGAAGCCGCCGTTCAAGCTCGCGAATAATGCCCGGGCGAATTTCCTCTCGGAGCCCCCGGACTTGCTCATCCCCCTTCCGCCGCCGGAGCCGGCGAAATTCGACAAGACGTGCCGGAGCCCGGGCGAGGTCACGTCTTCTCGGGGGGATTTCCAGGGAAATTGCGACGAATTCGGGGAGGATTTCGACGCGGAGTCGATTCTCGACGAGGAGATCGAGGAAGGAATCGATAGCATCATGGGGAATCTCGCGGCGGAGGAAGGCGGCGCCGCCGTGGAATTCGCCGTCTCCGGCGGTGGTTATTGCTACGGTTTTCCGGTGGGGATGGGGTTTGATTTTGGGTACGGGATGATCATGAGGGCGATGAGGAATGGCGACGGGAGGGAGCGGTGGAGCTCGCCGACGGTGAACGTCGTCGACATCACGGCGGCGGCGGGGGagaagaaggcggcggcggggaagaagaagcagaagaagaagagggaggaatCGGCGGCGGAGAATTCCGGCGGGGCGGTGGGGCGGCTAGGTCTGAACCTGAACTACGACGACGTTTTGAGCGCGTGGTCGGAGAATGGGTCGCCGTTTTCCGGggatgcggcggcggcggagggcggCGGAAAGGATGTCCAA GAACGATTGGGAGAGATAGATTTGTTCCCGGAGAATGGGGCACCGGCGAGGGGCGCCATCGTGCTCCGATACAAGGAAAAGCGCCGGACACGCCTCTTCTCCAAAAAAATTAGATACCAAGTCCGAAAAGCCAATGCTGATCAACGCCCTAGAATTAAG GGAAGATTTGTGAGAACGCCAAATTCAGCCGAAGATGATTAG